A genomic window from Silene latifolia isolate original U9 population chromosome Y, ASM4854445v1, whole genome shotgun sequence includes:
- the LOC141633256 gene encoding uncharacterized protein LOC141633256 — translation MIFERSLHAGMTDTNLSDQVFLRNMTSENEISQYDSLLWNEFSVGCASWLSFECLIGNKMVGVGEPFNWLLIWNVIYDSYCTIDKQSFELQIGDRMADDGALSHPLAVTSEQISWHQLRSSWLSSKCSQTYARSVYLCPWS, via the exons ATGATCTTCGAACGGAGTTTGCATGCTGGAATGACAGATACTAATCTCAGCGATCAAGTTTTCCTTCGTAATATGACTTCAG AGAATGAGATAAGCCAGTATGACTCTCTGTTATGGAATGAATTCAGCGTCGGTTGCGCGTCGTGGTTGTCATTCGAGTGCTTGATTGGCAACAAGATGGTTGGTGTTGGAGAACCGTTTAATTGGCTCTTGATATGGAATGTAATCTACGACAGTTATTGTACCATCGATAAGCAATCGTTCGAGCTTCAGATTGGTGACCGGATGGCTGATGATGGAGCATTGTCGCACCCCTTGGCTGTGACATCTGAGCAAATTTCTTGGCACCAGCTCCGATCAAGCT GGTTGTCGTCTAAATGTAGTCAAACATATGCGCGAAGTGTTTACTTATGCCCCTGGTCTTAG